The Ruficoccus amylovorans genome has a segment encoding these proteins:
- a CDS encoding RsmE family RNA methyltransferase — MSGFRVYLPDGAPESGPVELPATEAHHLVRVLRARRGDPVTLFDGRGEAWQASLAVVENRRAVAEVHGREALESPGHRLILVLALVKGKAFDEIIRQATQLGVTEIRPVATAHCEVKLDGGRAASKLDHWRAVAVEACKQSGNLRLPEILEPLPLSEAVRLPAGLKLVASLEEGTVPLVEALQGASASAPWEIAIGPEGDFSPAEYGLLRGAGYRPVSLARHVLRAETAALYALSVMDAHR; from the coding sequence ATGAGCGGATTTCGCGTCTACCTGCCGGACGGGGCTCCTGAATCAGGCCCGGTCGAACTGCCTGCCACCGAGGCCCACCACCTCGTGCGGGTGCTGCGGGCGCGCCGGGGAGACCCGGTCACGCTTTTCGACGGACGCGGTGAGGCCTGGCAGGCCAGTCTTGCTGTCGTAGAAAACCGTCGCGCCGTGGCGGAAGTGCATGGACGGGAAGCGCTTGAGTCTCCGGGCCACAGGCTGATCCTGGTGCTCGCTCTAGTCAAGGGGAAAGCTTTTGATGAGATCATTCGCCAGGCGACTCAGCTCGGGGTGACCGAGATCCGGCCCGTGGCGACGGCGCACTGTGAGGTCAAGCTCGACGGCGGGCGGGCGGCGTCCAAGCTCGACCACTGGCGGGCCGTGGCGGTTGAGGCCTGCAAGCAGTCCGGCAACCTGCGGCTGCCGGAAATTCTCGAACCGCTCCCGCTGTCCGAGGCCGTGAGGCTGCCCGCCGGGCTGAAACTGGTCGCCTCACTGGAAGAGGGGACGGTGCCGCTGGTGGAGGCGTTACAGGGCGCTTCGGCGTCTGCCCCGTGGGAAATCGCCATCGGCCCGGAAGGTGATTTTTCCCCGGCTGAATACGGCCTGTTGCGCGGAGCCGGTTACCGCCCGGTTTCGTTGGCGCGTCACGTTTTACGAGCCGAAACTGCCGCCCTCTACGCTCTTAGCGTGATGGATGCCCACCGCTGA
- a CDS encoding MlaD family protein, producing the protein MNQSSQSIRVGLFFLFGVALLTLMYLTLTDPNIRSDDGYRVVATFKDLRELKVSDEVRMSGVRIGSVLETDLVDGKAVAVLAVRAKFPIPANSEATIQTAGIIGTNYISITYGDSEQFLASGDDIRTFETPGFAQVVSEIGRLGEQMDEAFSQLHESLSVFAGEDGQDSLFVTLNHMLSDNRERLNKTLTNLEQISDDLANSRGALGKLIQDDEAYDRLLTVAENFTEATDRANAFLQQLQSTNSALGAMVYDDQLGAKVRTSFDNIEAFTIKLNSPSNSLGRILGNDALYLQAEETLQEVDDAVKKFSGGSVGSAAGALSNGLF; encoded by the coding sequence ATGAACCAAAGCTCGCAATCCATCCGCGTGGGGCTGTTTTTCCTTTTTGGCGTCGCGCTGCTGACGCTGATGTACCTGACCCTCACGGACCCGAATATCCGCAGCGACGATGGTTACCGGGTGGTGGCGACGTTCAAGGACCTGCGCGAGCTGAAAGTCTCCGACGAGGTTCGCATGTCGGGCGTGCGCATCGGCAGCGTGCTGGAGACGGACCTGGTGGACGGCAAGGCCGTGGCCGTGCTCGCCGTGCGCGCGAAGTTCCCCATCCCGGCCAATTCCGAGGCCACCATCCAGACCGCCGGGATCATTGGCACGAACTACATCAGCATCACCTACGGGGATTCGGAGCAGTTCTTGGCCTCCGGCGATGACATTCGCACCTTTGAGACGCCGGGATTCGCTCAGGTCGTGTCCGAGATCGGCCGACTCGGTGAACAGATGGACGAGGCGTTCAGCCAGTTGCACGAGTCGCTCAGCGTCTTCGCGGGCGAGGACGGGCAGGATTCGCTTTTCGTCACGCTCAATCACATGCTCTCGGATAATCGCGAGCGCCTGAACAAGACGCTGACCAACCTGGAGCAGATCAGCGACGACCTGGCCAACTCCCGCGGCGCGCTGGGCAAGCTGATTCAGGACGACGAGGCCTACGACCGCCTGCTCACCGTGGCCGAGAACTTCACCGAGGCCACCGACCGGGCCAACGCCTTTCTCCAGCAACTCCAGTCCACCAACTCTGCCCTGGGCGCGATGGTGTACGACGATCAGCTCGGGGCCAAGGTCCGCACCTCCTTTGACAACATCGAGGCCTTCACCATCAAGCTCAACTCGCCCAGCAACTCCCTGGGCCGCATCCTGGGCAATGACGCGCTCTACCTCCAGGCAGAGGAAACCCTGCAGGAAGTCGATGACGCCGTAAAAAAATTCAGTGGAGGTAGTGTCGGTTCTGCCGCCGGAGCACTTTCCAATGGTTTATTTTGA
- a CDS encoding ABC transporter ATP-binding protein, with amino-acid sequence MGRKKHDLIDTSERRAVGVDIQHVNKRFREQVVLDDVHFTINPGEIFVIMGPSGAGKSTLMRAIVNLEGVDSGDILINGESAFRQQTHVRMHTAIVFQAGGLFNSMSVYDNLAFYPREHRLYDRKTLHDKVHYTLQILNLKGCAEKYPAELSGGMRKRVAIARSLLIEPRLLLYDEPTSELDPLSAANIAEVIGTLKEEFDVTSIVVSHDRDLATSIGERVALMEKGRVVTIDTPEGLCASTNPIVREFLQPNIDCQKPRFRQAASGSPVPL; translated from the coding sequence ATGGGACGCAAGAAACACGATCTGATCGATACAAGCGAACGCCGCGCCGTCGGGGTGGACATCCAACACGTGAACAAGCGCTTCCGCGAGCAGGTGGTGCTCGACGACGTGCATTTTACCATCAATCCGGGCGAAATCTTTGTCATCATGGGCCCCAGCGGTGCGGGCAAAAGCACACTGATGCGGGCGATTGTCAACCTGGAGGGGGTGGACAGCGGCGACATCCTCATCAACGGCGAATCCGCCTTCCGCCAGCAGACCCACGTGCGTATGCACACGGCCATTGTTTTCCAGGCCGGAGGGCTTTTCAACTCGATGTCGGTTTACGACAACCTCGCCTTTTACCCGCGCGAACACCGCCTCTACGATCGCAAGACCCTGCACGACAAGGTGCACTACACCCTGCAAATCCTGAACCTCAAAGGTTGCGCCGAGAAGTACCCCGCGGAGCTGTCCGGCGGGATGCGCAAGCGCGTGGCCATCGCCCGTTCGCTGCTGATCGAGCCCCGGCTGCTCCTCTATGATGAGCCGACCTCGGAGCTGGACCCGCTCTCGGCTGCCAATATCGCCGAGGTCATCGGAACGCTGAAGGAGGAGTTCGACGTGACCAGCATCGTCGTCTCCCACGACCGCGACCTGGCCACCAGCATTGGTGAGCGCGTCGCCCTGATGGAGAAGGGCCGCGTCGTCACTATCGACACCCCCGAGGGCCTGTGCGCCTCCACCAACCCCATCGTGCGCGAGTTTCTCCAGCCGAACATCGACTGCCAGAAGCCGCGTTTCCGACAGGCCGCTAGTGGCTCTCCCGTGCCGCTGTGA
- a CDS encoding MlaE family ABC transporter permease, translated as MQAIRDFLDYIGECILVFLRSIYYLPTVPRQFDRVIFHCYHIGYRTMPMVLIMTFFLGAVLALQTGYSLQDIPGMNVYQGSISGQGMSRELAPLITALLLAGRVGSSTTAEIASMKVYHEVDALRTMNIPPERLLVMPRLVAIILMMPIMVGMGIFVGWYGGALAASKVPFINLSTEMYWANLKDVVGFQDIIDGQIKGMVFGVAVILVACTSGLRTKGGPREIGMSVTSAVVASMVIILCLDFVLTLMLM; from the coding sequence ATGCAGGCGATCCGCGACTTTCTGGACTATATTGGCGAGTGCATTCTCGTGTTCCTGCGTTCGATCTACTACCTGCCGACGGTGCCCCGGCAGTTCGACCGGGTGATTTTCCACTGCTACCACATTGGCTACCGCACGATGCCGATGGTGCTTATCATGACCTTCTTCCTCGGAGCAGTGCTTGCGCTCCAGACCGGGTACAGCCTGCAGGACATCCCTGGGATGAATGTCTATCAGGGCTCGATCTCGGGGCAGGGTATGTCCCGGGAGCTGGCCCCGCTGATTACGGCGCTGCTGCTGGCCGGGCGCGTGGGCTCGTCCACCACGGCGGAAATCGCCTCCATGAAAGTTTATCACGAGGTGGACGCCCTGCGCACGATGAATATCCCGCCGGAGCGCCTGCTGGTCATGCCGCGCCTGGTAGCGATCATCCTGATGATGCCGATCATGGTGGGGATGGGGATCTTTGTCGGTTGGTACGGCGGGGCCCTGGCCGCCTCCAAGGTGCCCTTCATTAACCTGAGCACGGAAATGTACTGGGCCAACCTGAAGGATGTGGTCGGCTTTCAGGACATTATCGACGGTCAGATCAAGGGTATGGTCTTTGGCGTGGCGGTGATTCTCGTGGCCTGTACGAGCGGCCTGCGCACCAAAGGCGGGCCGCGCGAGATCGGCATGTCTGTGACCTCGGCGGTCGTGGCCTCAATGGTTATCATCCTGTGCCTGGACTTCGTGTTAACCCTCATGCTGATGTGA
- a CDS encoding RsmD family RNA methyltransferase yields MRITGGQARGIPLKTPKQGEIRPATDYLRQAVFSSLAATVPGTRVLDLFAGSGAYGLEALSRGAASAVFVEKDRGCLACLKTNLAATAKSLRISEDVAQIDGRDVLRWPPTAGFDLIFADPPYALWNDQTAVMATLLGQLAGLCPAACFVLEAPGNEEPRPGPGFCLRKRIGKGATQPAAWIFGHGE; encoded by the coding sequence ATGCGTATCACTGGCGGACAGGCACGGGGCATCCCCCTCAAAACTCCCAAACAGGGCGAAATCCGCCCCGCCACGGATTACTTGCGCCAGGCGGTATTTTCGTCGCTCGCGGCGACAGTCCCCGGCACACGCGTGCTCGACCTGTTTGCGGGCAGCGGAGCCTACGGGCTGGAAGCCCTCAGCCGGGGAGCCGCCAGCGCTGTCTTTGTGGAAAAGGACCGGGGCTGCCTGGCCTGCCTGAAAACCAACCTCGCCGCCACCGCCAAATCCCTGCGCATCAGCGAGGACGTGGCCCAAATCGACGGGCGGGATGTCCTGCGCTGGCCCCCGACGGCTGGCTTCGACCTGATTTTCGCCGACCCGCCCTACGCCCTCTGGAACGACCAGACTGCCGTCATGGCCACGTTGCTGGGGCAGTTGGCCGGACTTTGCCCCGCTGCCTGCTTTGTGCTGGAAGCCCCCGGCAACGAAGAGCCTCGCCCCGGCCCCGGCTTCTGCCTGCGCAAGCGCATCGGCAAAGGTGCCACCCAGCCTGCCGCCTGGATTTTCGGGCACGGGGAGTAA
- a CDS encoding 16S rRNA (uracil(1498)-N(3))-methyltransferase, with protein sequence MNLILLHSCEESARLPGGDPRTRHVRDVLRMGAGDRFYVGLPNGPRGRATILADEGAKGLWLNVEWEPSAPVAQPLELVVGLPRPQTARRVLHDAASLGVRAIHFFQAEKGERSYAESRLWHSDEWQQRLQEGAAQAFSTVIPEVTHADSLEQCVGQLEASGRMRYALDIYEASSPLAAISPAELRAPGQGRLTLALAIGAERGWSEAERSLLRAADFELVHLGERVLRTEAAVIAGATLALAALGALDQPYLVED encoded by the coding sequence TTGAACCTGATCCTGCTGCACTCGTGTGAGGAATCCGCCCGCCTGCCCGGCGGCGACCCGCGGACGCGCCATGTGCGCGATGTCCTGCGGATGGGAGCGGGGGATCGCTTCTACGTCGGCCTGCCCAATGGCCCGCGCGGACGGGCCACCATCCTGGCCGATGAGGGCGCGAAGGGGCTCTGGCTGAATGTCGAGTGGGAGCCATCGGCCCCCGTTGCCCAGCCCCTGGAGCTAGTGGTCGGCTTGCCCCGGCCACAGACGGCACGGCGCGTCCTGCATGATGCCGCTTCGCTCGGGGTACGGGCGATTCACTTTTTTCAGGCGGAAAAGGGCGAGCGCTCCTACGCCGAGAGCCGCCTGTGGCACAGTGACGAGTGGCAGCAGCGACTCCAGGAAGGAGCCGCGCAGGCATTCAGCACCGTTATCCCCGAGGTGACGCATGCCGACAGTCTGGAGCAGTGCGTCGGTCAACTGGAGGCTTCGGGGCGGATGCGCTACGCGTTGGATATTTACGAGGCGAGCTCGCCGCTGGCCGCAATCAGCCCGGCGGAACTGCGGGCACCAGGTCAGGGACGGCTAACGCTGGCCTTGGCGATCGGGGCCGAGCGCGGATGGTCGGAAGCCGAGCGCTCACTACTGCGGGCGGCGGACTTTGAACTGGTCCACCTCGGCGAACGCGTGCTGCGCACGGAGGCGGCGGTCATCGCCGGGGCCACGCTCGCGCTGGCCGCACTGGGGGCGCTCGACCAGCCATATCTGGTCGAGGACTGA